The sequence CGACGTCGCCGAGCACGCCGGGCTGCTGCTCGGCCGCCCGTCGGCCGCGCTGGACGTCCGCCGGTTCGCCGGCCGGGCCTGGGACCTCGACGACCTGGCCGCGCGCTACACCGGGTTCGTCGAGCAGTTCGGCGGGTACGCGGGGAGCGAGCCCCCGGACGCCGAGGCGTTCGAAGTCCGCACCCGGCTGGTGCACACCTTCCGCGCGTTCCCGTCCCTGGACCCGGAACTGCCCGCCGACCTGGTGCCCGCACCGGATCGCCGGGCGGCCGCGGTCGAGTTGTTCCACGATCTGTACGCCGCGCTCGCGAAACCCGCGCAGCGCCACTTCGACGAGGTGACCCGAGGATGACCGAGCCCAGTTCCGCCACTCAGGAAGCCCTGAGCTACACCTCGTACCTCGCGCTGGACGAGGTGCTGGGCGCGCAGCGCCTGCGGTCCGACGAGCACGACGAACTGCTGTTCATCGTGATCCACCAAGTGTACGAGTTGTGGTTCAAGCAGATCCTGCACGAGGCGGAATTCCTGCAGCAGAACCTCGAAGCGGGCAACACCGCGCACTCGATCCGCACGCTGCGCCGGATCCTGACGATCCTCAAGGTCGCCGTCGCGCAGATCGACGTGCTGGAAACGATGACCCCCAGCCAGTTCACCAGCTTCCGCGCGCGTTTGGACGCTTCGAGCGGCTTCCAATCGGCCCAGTTCCGCGAGCTGGAAGCCGTGCTCGGACGGCGTGACGAGCGCGTCTTCGCGCATTACCCCGAAGGCGGGGAGCAGCGGAAACGCATTGCCGACGCGATGGCGCGGCCCTCGTTGTTCGACTCTTTTTTGGCGTATCTCAAGGCTTCTGGCTATTCCGTCGAGTGTGATCGAGACGTCACTCGACCGGTGGAGCCGTCTTCGGCCCTGCAGGCGATATTGCTGGACGTGTACAGCGACGACGGCGGACCGTCGGTCGTCGCGGAATGTCTGGTGGATCTCGACGAAGGGATGCAGGAGTGGCGCTACCGGCACGTGAAGATGGTCGAACGCACCATCGGCGACAAGACCGGAACGGGGGGATCTTCCGGCGCGACCTACCTGCGCACCACGCTTTTCCAGCCGATGTTCCCCGACCTCTGGGCAGTACGGAGCCGACTGTGACCACC is a genomic window of Amycolatopsis lexingtonensis containing:
- a CDS encoding tryptophan 2,3-dioxygenase, producing MTEPSSATQEALSYTSYLALDEVLGAQRLRSDEHDELLFIVIHQVYELWFKQILHEAEFLQQNLEAGNTAHSIRTLRRILTILKVAVAQIDVLETMTPSQFTSFRARLDASSGFQSAQFRELEAVLGRRDERVFAHYPEGGEQRKRIADAMARPSLFDSFLAYLKASGYSVECDRDVTRPVEPSSALQAILLDVYSDDGGPSVVAECLVDLDEGMQEWRYRHVKMVERTIGDKTGTGGSSGATYLRTTLFQPMFPDLWAVRSRL